A region of Pasteurellaceae bacterium Orientalotternb1 DNA encodes the following proteins:
- a CDS encoding DNA repair protein produces MRNVMEINGHKAMIAYDPETELFRGEFIGLNGGADFYADNVNDLRREGELSLKVFLDLCQEKGIIPYRHYSGRFNVRISPELHEAVVIAAAAQDLSLNEWINQTLAKGIE; encoded by the coding sequence ATGCGTAATGTAATGGAAATTAACGGACATAAAGCAATGATTGCCTATGATCCTGAAACGGAACTTTTTCGTGGTGAATTTATTGGGCTCAATGGTGGCGCGGATTTTTATGCCGACAACGTAAATGATTTACGCCGAGAAGGTGAACTGAGCTTAAAAGTATTTCTCGATCTGTGCCAAGAAAAAGGTATTATCCCTTACCGACATTATTCGGGTAGATTTAATGTGCGGATTAGCCCTGAATTACACGAAGCAGTAGTGATCGCAGCCGCTGCACAAGATCTTAGTTTGAATGAATGGATCAATCAAACGTTAGCAAAAGGCATTGAATAA
- a CDS encoding DNA helicase II, producing MDFSLLLDGLNDKQREAVAAPLGNYLVLAGAGSGKTRVLTHRIAWLIGVENVLESNILAVTFTNKAATEMRHRIEFTLSQASTQRLFGMWVGTFHSIANRLLRSHYLDANLPQDFQIMDSEDQIRLIKRLLKLHNIDEKYYPPKQVAWFINAQKDKGLRAEKVPADDENGQKLVQIYQIYQDACDRAGLVDFAELLIRTYELLKFNPLILQRYQQRFRQILIDEFQDTNNIQYDLIRLLAGETGNVMIVGDDDQSIYGWRGAQVENIQRFLNDYPKAETIRLEQNYRSTGHILGSANALIANNDNRLGKNLWTDSGNGEPVDIYCAFNELDEARFVAAQIKQWKEDEGELSDCAVLYRSNSQSRVIEEALIQASIPYRIYGGMRFFERQEIKDALAYLRLIANRQDDAAFERVVNTPPRSIGERTLDTLRQLTRSRQITLWQAIQIAVNEQHLSGRAASALLRFVELINALEQETEQMPLFEQTDFVIKKSGLYEMYKQEKGEKGEVRIENLEELVSAAREFNKPDETEEMSDLTAFLTHASLEAGEAQASPHQDYVELMTLHSAKGLEFPRVFMVGVEEGIFPSGMSHDPDRLQEERRLAYVGITRAKRKLTISYAESRRLYGKEERHIPSRFIAELPEEHTREVRLRGNINRPANFGFAKNSPKPTACLSDNEWKMGQKVLHSKFGQGTIINVEGSGEQTRLQIAFVQQGIKWLIAKVAKLERV from the coding sequence ATGGATTTTTCTTTATTACTGGATGGATTGAACGATAAACAGCGAGAAGCGGTAGCCGCACCGCTTGGCAACTATTTAGTGTTGGCAGGTGCAGGCAGCGGTAAAACACGGGTCCTGACCCACCGCATTGCGTGGTTGATTGGCGTGGAAAATGTCCTCGAAAGCAATATTTTAGCGGTGACATTTACCAACAAAGCCGCCACCGAAATGCGTCATCGGATTGAATTTACCCTATCGCAAGCCAGCACGCAACGCCTATTCGGGATGTGGGTTGGCACTTTCCATAGCATCGCTAACCGTTTGTTGCGTTCGCACTATCTTGATGCCAACTTGCCGCAAGATTTTCAGATTATGGACAGCGAAGATCAAATTCGCCTGATCAAACGCTTGCTCAAGCTACATAATATTGATGAGAAATACTATCCACCAAAGCAAGTGGCGTGGTTTATTAACGCTCAAAAAGATAAAGGATTACGGGCAGAAAAAGTGCCAGCGGACGATGAAAATGGTCAAAAATTAGTGCAGATTTACCAAATTTATCAAGATGCGTGCGATCGGGCGGGTTTAGTTGATTTTGCCGAATTGCTCATTCGTACTTACGAACTCTTGAAATTTAACCCCTTGATTTTACAACGTTATCAACAACGTTTCCGCCAAATCCTGATCGATGAGTTTCAAGACACTAACAATATCCAATACGATTTGATCCGCTTGCTTGCGGGCGAAACGGGCAATGTGATGATCGTCGGCGATGACGACCAGTCAATCTACGGCTGGCGTGGAGCGCAAGTTGAAAATATCCAACGCTTTTTAAACGATTACCCAAAAGCTGAAACCATTCGTCTTGAGCAAAATTACCGCTCAACAGGGCATATTTTAGGCTCGGCAAATGCGTTAATCGCCAACAACGACAACCGTTTAGGCAAAAATCTCTGGACCGACAGCGGCAACGGCGAGCCTGTCGATATTTATTGTGCTTTCAATGAGTTAGACGAAGCCCGCTTCGTTGCCGCCCAAATCAAACAGTGGAAAGAAGACGAAGGCGAGCTGAGCGATTGTGCGGTGCTGTATCGCAGCAACAGCCAATCTCGTGTGATTGAAGAAGCCCTAATCCAAGCCAGCATTCCTTACCGCATTTATGGTGGTATGCGGTTCTTCGAACGGCAAGAGATCAAAGATGCCTTGGCATACCTACGTTTAATCGCCAATCGCCAAGACGATGCGGCTTTTGAACGGGTGGTCAATACCCCGCCACGCAGTATCGGCGAACGCACACTTGATACCTTACGCCAACTCACCCGCTCCCGCCAAATCACTTTGTGGCAGGCAATTCAAATTGCGGTGAATGAACAGCATCTTTCTGGGCGAGCAGCTTCTGCTTTGCTGCGTTTTGTTGAACTGATCAACGCCTTGGAGCAAGAAACGGAGCAGATGCCATTATTTGAACAGACCGATTTTGTAATCAAAAAATCGGGGCTATATGAAATGTATAAACAAGAAAAAGGCGAGAAAGGCGAGGTGCGGATTGAAAACTTAGAAGAGCTCGTCTCCGCCGCCCGTGAATTTAATAAACCTGATGAAACGGAAGAGATGAGCGATCTCACCGCATTCTTAACCCACGCCTCACTCGAAGCAGGCGAAGCCCAAGCCTCGCCGCATCAAGATTATGTCGAATTGATGACTCTCCATTCCGCCAAAGGGTTGGAGTTTCCACGGGTGTTTATGGTCGGCGTGGAAGAAGGCATTTTCCCAAGCGGAATGAGCCACGATCCTGACCGTTTGCAAGAAGAACGCCGCTTGGCGTACGTTGGCATCACCCGTGCTAAACGCAAACTGACCATCAGCTATGCCGAAAGCCGCCGTTTGTATGGCAAAGAAGAACGGCATATTCCGTCTCGTTTCATCGCCGAATTGCCTGAAGAGCACACTCGGGAAGTCCGGTTGCGGGGCAACATCAACCGCCCAGCCAATTTCGGATTTGCAAAAAATTCGCCGAAACCGACCGCTTGTTTAAGCGATAACGAATGGAAAATGGGGCAAAAAGTGCTGCATAGCAAATTTGGGCAAGGCACAATCATCAACGTGGAAGGCAGTGGTGAGCAAACCCGCTTGCAAATCGCCTTTGTACAACAAGGGATTAAGTGGCTGATCGCCAAAGTCGCCAAACTGGAGCGAGTGTGA
- a CDS encoding tRNA N6-adenosine(37)-threonylcarbamoyltransferase complex transferase subunit TsaD: protein MKILGIETSCDETGVAIYDEQQGLIANQLYSQIEMHADYGGVVPELASRDHIRKTLPLIDAALKEANLTACDIDGVAYTAGPGLVGALLVGSTIARSLAYAWQVPALGVHHMEGHLLAPMLEENPPEFPFVALLVSGGHTQLVKVDNIGEYELLGESIDDAAGEAFDKTAKLLGLDYPGGAALAKLAEKGTPERFHFPRPMTDRPGLDFSFSGLKTFAANTINANLSENGELDEQTRCDIAHAFQQAVIDTLLIKCRRALQQTGYKRLVIAGGVSANKQLRAALADLMKQIGGEVFYPRPQFCTDNGAMIAYAGFLRLKNGEQTDLAVSVKPRWAMTELPAIE from the coding sequence ATGAAAATTCTTGGAATTGAAACGTCCTGTGATGAAACGGGCGTTGCGATTTATGATGAACAACAAGGGCTGATTGCCAACCAACTTTATAGCCAAATTGAGATGCACGCTGATTACGGTGGCGTAGTACCTGAATTAGCCTCTCGTGATCATATTCGCAAAACCTTACCTTTGATTGACGCAGCGTTAAAAGAAGCGAATTTGACCGCTTGCGATATTGACGGGGTGGCATATACCGCAGGACCAGGGCTCGTTGGGGCGTTGCTAGTTGGCTCAACGATTGCCCGTTCATTAGCCTATGCGTGGCAAGTGCCTGCCTTGGGTGTACACCATATGGAAGGGCATTTGCTCGCCCCGATGTTAGAAGAAAACCCGCCCGAGTTTCCGTTTGTGGCCTTGTTAGTTTCGGGCGGACACACCCAGTTGGTGAAGGTCGATAATATAGGGGAATATGAATTATTAGGCGAATCTATTGACGATGCCGCAGGCGAAGCTTTCGACAAAACCGCAAAATTGCTCGGACTTGATTACCCTGGTGGTGCAGCCTTGGCGAAATTGGCTGAAAAGGGTACGCCTGAACGTTTTCATTTCCCCCGTCCAATGACTGATCGCCCAGGGTTAGATTTCAGCTTTTCGGGGCTAAAAACCTTTGCAGCAAATACCATCAATGCGAATCTGAGCGAAAACGGCGAATTAGATGAACAAACTCGCTGCGACATCGCCCACGCTTTCCAACAAGCCGTGATTGACACGTTATTGATCAAATGCCGCCGAGCTTTGCAACAAACGGGTTATAAACGCTTAGTGATTGCAGGTGGTGTCAGTGCCAATAAACAGTTGCGGGCAGCTCTCGCAGATCTAATGAAACAGATCGGCGGTGAAGTGTTCTATCCACGCCCACAATTTTGTACCGATAACGGTGCGATGATCGCCTACGCAGGTTTTTTACGTCTGAAAAATGGTGAGCAAACGGATCTTGCGGTCAGCGTAAAACCCCGTTGGGCGATGACTGAACTCCCAGCGATTGAGTAA
- a CDS encoding 23S rRNA pseudouridine(1911/1915/1917) synthase: MTQHITLQTEVTSDLLGARLDQALAQLFPDYSRSRIKVWIENNQVTVNGAVVNKAREKVFGGEQIEIQAEMEDEVRFEPENIPLNIVYEDDDILVINKPKDLVVHPGAGNPNGTVLNALLHHYPQIAEVPRAGIVHRLDKDTTGLMVVAKTIPAQTHLVTALQKREITREYEAVASGIMTQGGKVDEPMARHPTKRTAMAVHPMGKPAVTHYRIMERFRNYTRLRLRLETGRTHQIRVHMAHIAHPLLGDQLYGGRPRPPKGASEEFLSVLRNFKRQALHAAMLRLHHPITNELMEWHAPLPDDFIALIDALKADYLLYKDELDY; the protein is encoded by the coding sequence ATGACCCAACACATTACCTTACAAACGGAAGTCACTTCCGATTTACTCGGTGCAAGGCTCGATCAAGCCTTGGCACAACTTTTTCCCGATTACTCTCGCTCTCGTATTAAAGTATGGATTGAAAATAACCAAGTAACCGTAAATGGAGCTGTCGTAAATAAAGCCCGTGAAAAAGTGTTCGGCGGCGAACAGATTGAAATTCAAGCCGAAATGGAAGATGAAGTGCGATTTGAGCCTGAAAATATCCCGCTTAACATTGTGTATGAAGATGATGATATTTTAGTAATCAACAAACCAAAAGATCTGGTGGTTCACCCTGGGGCGGGCAATCCAAATGGCACTGTGCTCAATGCGTTGCTCCATCACTATCCGCAAATTGCCGAAGTACCACGGGCGGGCATTGTGCATCGCTTGGATAAAGATACTACGGGACTGATGGTGGTTGCAAAAACCATTCCTGCACAAACCCATTTGGTGACGGCATTGCAAAAACGGGAAATTACCCGTGAATACGAAGCGGTCGCTAGCGGTATTATGACCCAAGGAGGCAAAGTCGATGAGCCAATGGCTCGCCATCCAACTAAACGCACAGCGATGGCGGTTCACCCAATGGGCAAACCAGCAGTCACGCACTATCGTATTATGGAACGTTTCCGCAACTACACCCGTTTGCGTTTGCGTTTGGAAACTGGGCGAACCCACCAAATTCGTGTGCATATGGCTCACATCGCTCACCCGTTACTTGGCGATCAACTTTATGGTGGTCGCCCACGTCCTCCCAAAGGGGCAAGTGAAGAGTTTCTGAGCGTTCTGCGTAACTTTAAACGCCAAGCCTTGCACGCAGCAATGCTACGCTTACACCACCCAATTACCAATGAATTGATGGAATGGCACGCCCCGTTACCTGATGATTTTATTGCGTTAATTGATGCCTTAAAAGCCGACTATCTGCTTTACAAAGACGAATTGGACTACTAG
- a CDS encoding outer membrane assembly protein BamD yields MRKLTSLASILFASIVLAGCSGSDKNEFEGIPAQELYNKGQTYLQDGDYNNAVRYLEAVDVRGQQGAYGEQIQLSVIYAQYKLGEYYKALDAAERFARAYPNSGSMDYVFYLAGLSNARLADNWIQNVFSVSDAGRAVDNVRNAYGNFQTVVQRYPHSQYAQDAQNWIGYMKNRLAEHELTIAKFYMKRDAYVAVANRVEEMIRAHPEAKATAEALPLLQKSFEAMGINDSAQKVAAMIEANNGKEYPTFTKPEYSEQF; encoded by the coding sequence ATGCGTAAACTCACTTCTTTGGCATCGATTTTATTTGCTAGCATCGTACTTGCTGGTTGTTCGGGCTCTGATAAAAATGAATTTGAAGGTATTCCTGCTCAAGAACTTTACAACAAAGGGCAAACCTATTTGCAAGATGGTGATTACAATAATGCGGTGCGTTATTTAGAAGCAGTTGATGTGCGTGGTCAGCAAGGGGCTTATGGCGAACAAATCCAGTTAAGTGTAATTTATGCACAGTACAAATTGGGCGAATACTATAAAGCATTAGATGCGGCGGAACGTTTTGCTCGTGCTTATCCAAATAGCGGTTCAATGGACTATGTGTTTTATCTTGCCGGGTTGAGCAATGCCCGTTTAGCGGATAACTGGATTCAAAATGTGTTTAGCGTGAGTGATGCGGGTCGTGCAGTCGATAATGTGCGTAATGCTTACGGCAACTTCCAAACCGTTGTGCAACGTTATCCACACAGCCAATATGCTCAAGATGCACAAAATTGGATTGGCTATATGAAAAACCGTCTTGCAGAGCATGAGCTGACCATCGCCAAATTCTATATGAAACGTGATGCGTATGTGGCGGTTGCAAACCGAGTAGAGGAGATGATACGAGCTCATCCAGAAGCGAAAGCGACCGCAGAAGCGTTACCATTATTACAAAAGTCATTTGAAGCAATGGGGATTAACGATTCTGCACAAAAAGTGGCAGCAATGATTGAAGCCAATAATGGCAAAGAATATCCAACATTTACCAAACCAGAATATTCAGAGCAGTTCTAA
- a CDS encoding hexulose-6-phosphate synthase, whose protein sequence is MVSNHLRKKHQRTLSLIYQQPTSANIKWLQIEALLLELGAEIIEREGSRVAVVLFGQVKVFHRPHPSLDTDKGAVVSIRKWLAENGVYPYA, encoded by the coding sequence ATGGTGTCAAATCACTTAAGAAAGAAACATCAGCGAACATTAAGCCTTATTTATCAACAACCCACTTCTGCCAATATCAAATGGCTTCAGATTGAAGCTCTGTTGCTTGAGTTAGGAGCAGAGATTATAGAACGGGAAGGGAGCCGAGTGGCGGTTGTTTTATTTGGGCAAGTTAAAGTGTTTCACCGCCCACACCCTTCTCTTGATACCGACAAAGGGGCTGTGGTTTCTATTCGAAAATGGTTAGCAGAAAATGGAGTCTATCCTTATGCGTAA
- a CDS encoding macrolide ABC transporter permease/ATP-binding protein MacB (with MacA is involved in the export of macrolide), translated as MNILQICGLNKFFGEGENRTQILKNINLEIKQGDFIAVIGASGSGKSTLMNIIGCLDTASSGSYQIAGQEVSQLDSNALSDLRQQKFGFIFQRYNLLSTLSAVENVALPAIYAGLDQQRRLERATQLLQKLGLGDRLHNKPNQLSGGQQQRVSIARALMNGGEIILADEPTGALDSKSGETVMATLQQLHQEGHTIILVTHDKQVAAFANRIIEIKDGEIISDEQKQAVRSAENFATPPAKKRFRFYQDQLMESFKMSVKAIVVHKLRSLLTMLGIIIGITSVISVVALGNGSQQQILSNINALGTNTMDIYNGTGFGDRRAEKMQNLTVADSDALAKQSYIESATPNSAVSGVLTFGNQDYTAQVKGVGEQFFDVKGIHLQQGAFFTPNDVKHSEQVAVVDDNTAKQIFSQISPLGKIIMINKKPLKIIGVAITSGIGMNSNSLQIWIPYTTAMYKISGNSKIDSITVKIHDEINTQVAEKDLTQFLLTRHGKKDFFVMNTDTIKQTIESTTNTMRLLISSIALISLVVGGIGVMNIMLVSVTERTKEIGVRMAIGARQANILQQFLIEAILICLIGGVTGILLALIFGLVFNTFASNFVMIFSTFSIIAAVICSTLIGIIFGYMPARNAARLNPITALARE; from the coding sequence ATGAATATTTTGCAAATTTGTGGCTTGAACAAATTTTTTGGCGAGGGCGAGAACCGCACGCAAATTCTCAAAAACATCAACCTTGAAATTAAACAAGGCGATTTTATTGCGGTTATTGGGGCATCAGGTTCGGGCAAATCGACCTTGATGAACATCATCGGCTGCTTGGATACCGCCAGTTCAGGCTCATATCAAATCGCAGGGCAGGAAGTCAGCCAGTTAGATAGCAACGCACTTTCCGATCTCCGTCAGCAGAAATTTGGCTTTATTTTTCAACGCTATAACTTACTTTCTACGCTCTCTGCGGTGGAAAATGTTGCCCTGCCCGCGATTTATGCAGGGTTGGATCAACAACGCCGTTTAGAGCGAGCTACACAACTATTGCAAAAATTGGGCTTGGGCGACCGCTTACATAACAAGCCGAACCAGCTTTCAGGCGGTCAGCAGCAACGAGTGAGTATCGCTCGTGCCCTGATGAACGGAGGTGAAATCATCTTAGCGGACGAGCCAACGGGAGCGTTAGATTCGAAAAGCGGCGAAACGGTGATGGCGACTTTGCAGCAACTGCATCAAGAAGGACATACGATTATTTTGGTCACTCACGACAAGCAAGTGGCGGCATTTGCCAATCGCATTATTGAGATCAAAGACGGCGAAATAATTTCGGATGAACAAAAACAAGCGGTCAGATCCGCTGAAAATTTTGCAACTCCACCTGCGAAAAAACGGTTTCGTTTCTATCAAGATCAGCTGATGGAATCGTTCAAAATGTCGGTAAAAGCGATTGTGGTTCACAAACTCCGCTCGCTTTTGACGATGCTTGGTATCATTATTGGAATTACCTCGGTGATTTCCGTAGTTGCATTGGGCAACGGTTCACAGCAACAAATTCTCTCAAATATCAATGCGTTAGGCACAAACACAATGGATATTTACAACGGTACGGGTTTTGGCGATCGGCGAGCAGAGAAAATGCAAAATCTCACCGTTGCCGATTCCGATGCGTTAGCAAAACAGAGTTATATCGAAAGTGCTACGCCAAATAGTGCAGTGAGTGGTGTGCTGACCTTTGGTAATCAAGATTACACCGCTCAAGTCAAAGGCGTGGGCGAACAGTTTTTTGATGTGAAAGGCATCCATTTGCAGCAAGGAGCGTTTTTCACCCCGAACGATGTGAAACACAGCGAGCAAGTGGCGGTAGTTGATGACAACACTGCCAAGCAAATTTTTAGCCAAATTTCACCGCTTGGGAAGATCATTATGATCAACAAAAAACCGTTAAAAATCATCGGGGTAGCCATTACCAGCGGAATAGGAATGAACAGCAACAGCCTGCAGATTTGGATCCCTTACACCACGGCGATGTACAAAATTTCGGGTAACAGCAAAATTGATTCGATTACCGTAAAAATTCACGATGAAATCAACACGCAAGTGGCAGAAAAAGATCTGACCCAGTTTTTGCTTACTCGCCACGGCAAAAAAGATTTCTTTGTGATGAACACCGACACCATCAAACAGACGATCGAAAGCACGACCAACACAATGCGGCTGCTGATTTCGTCGATCGCCTTGATTTCATTAGTGGTTGGCGGTATTGGCGTGATGAATATTATGTTAGTTTCGGTGACGGAACGCACCAAAGAGATCGGCGTGCGAATGGCAATTGGGGCAAGGCAGGCAAATATTTTGCAACAGTTTCTGATTGAAGCGATTTTGATCTGCTTGATTGGCGGGGTGACGGGCATTTTGCTTGCACTGATTTTCGGCTTGGTTTTCAACACCTTCGCCAGCAATTTTGTGATGATTTTCTCGACTTTCTCCATCATCGCAGCCGTGATTTGCTCGACGCTCATTGGCATTATTTTTGGCTATATGCCCGCCCGCAATGCCGCAAGGCTTAACCCGATTACCGCATTGGCGAGGGAATAG
- a CDS encoding chaperonin GroL, whose protein sequence is MAAKDVKFGNDARVKMLNGVNVLADAVKVTLGPKGRNVVLDKAFGAPTITKDGVSVAREIELEDKFENMGAQMVKEVASKANDAAGDGTTTATVLAQAIVNEGLKAVAAGMNPMDLKRGIDKAVAAVVEELKTLSKPCETSKEIEQVGTISANSDSTVGKLIAQAMEKVGKEGVITVEDGTGLEDALDVVEGMQFDRGYLSPYFINKPEAGTVELENPYILLVDKKISNIREILPVLEAVAKAGKPLLIIAEDIEGEALATLVVNTMRGIVKVAAVKAPGFGDRRKAMLQDIAILTAGTVISEEIGMELEKATLEELGQAKRVVISKDNTTIIDGIGDETQIKGRVAQIRQQIEDSTSDYDKEKLQERVAKLAGGVAVIKVGAATEVEMKEKKDRVDDALHATRAAVEEGIVAGGGVALVRAASKVADTLKGDNEEQNVGIRLALRAMEAPLRQIVTNAGEEASVVARNVKDGSGNYGYNASTEQYGDMLEMGILDPTKVTRSALQFAASIAGLMITTECMITDLPKDEKADLGAGMGGMGGMGGMM, encoded by the coding sequence ATGGCAGCAAAAGACGTAAAATTTGGTAATGACGCTCGTGTAAAAATGTTAAACGGCGTGAATGTATTAGCAGATGCGGTAAAAGTTACCTTAGGGCCAAAAGGTCGTAACGTGGTGTTAGACAAAGCCTTTGGGGCACCAACCATCACCAAAGATGGGGTGTCTGTGGCTCGTGAAATCGAATTAGAAGACAAATTCGAAAATATGGGTGCCCAAATGGTGAAAGAAGTGGCATCAAAAGCGAACGATGCAGCGGGTGATGGCACCACAACCGCAACAGTACTTGCTCAAGCAATCGTCAATGAAGGCTTGAAAGCCGTGGCAGCGGGTATGAATCCAATGGATTTAAAACGTGGGATCGACAAAGCCGTAGCGGCAGTCGTTGAAGAGTTAAAAACCCTTTCTAAACCGTGCGAAACCTCAAAAGAGATCGAGCAAGTCGGTACCATTTCAGCCAACTCGGATAGCACCGTGGGTAAATTGATCGCTCAAGCGATGGAAAAAGTGGGTAAAGAAGGCGTGATTACCGTAGAAGACGGCACGGGCTTAGAAGATGCGTTAGATGTGGTGGAAGGTATGCAGTTTGACCGTGGCTATCTCTCACCATACTTCATCAACAAACCAGAAGCGGGTACGGTGGAATTAGAAAATCCGTATATTTTATTGGTGGATAAAAAAATCTCGAACATTCGTGAAATTCTGCCTGTATTAGAAGCGGTGGCAAAAGCGGGTAAACCGTTATTGATTATTGCCGAAGACATTGAAGGCGAAGCATTAGCCACTTTAGTCGTGAACACAATGCGTGGTATCGTGAAAGTGGCAGCGGTCAAAGCCCCAGGTTTTGGCGATCGCCGCAAAGCGATGTTACAAGACATTGCGATTTTAACCGCAGGTACGGTGATTTCTGAAGAAATCGGTATGGAATTAGAAAAAGCGACATTAGAAGAGCTTGGTCAAGCGAAACGTGTGGTCATTTCTAAAGACAATACCACTATCATTGACGGCATCGGCGATGAAACCCAAATCAAAGGTCGTGTTGCTCAAATTCGTCAGCAAATTGAAGATTCAACCTCTGACTACGACAAAGAAAAATTGCAAGAACGTGTGGCGAAACTTGCTGGCGGTGTGGCAGTGATCAAAGTGGGGGCAGCAACCGAAGTTGAGATGAAAGAGAAGAAAGATCGTGTTGATGATGCCTTACACGCAACCCGTGCGGCTGTGGAAGAAGGGATCGTAGCAGGCGGTGGCGTGGCGTTAGTGCGTGCCGCAAGTAAAGTGGCAGACACGCTCAAAGGCGACAACGAAGAACAAAACGTGGGTATCCGTTTGGCACTTCGTGCGATGGAAGCCCCACTTCGTCAAATCGTCACCAATGCGGGTGAAGAAGCTTCCGTTGTGGCTCGCAATGTAAAAGACGGCAGCGGTAACTACGGTTATAACGCCTCAACCGAACAGTACGGCGATATGCTCGAAATGGGAATCTTAGACCCAACGAAAGTAACCCGTTCAGCATTACAATTCGCGGCATCTATCGCAGGGTTAATGATCACGACCGAATGTATGATCACCGATTTACCAAAAGATGAAAAAGCCGACCTAGGTGCGGGCATGGGCGGTATGGGTGGAATGGGCGGAATGATGTAA
- the groES gene encoding co-chaperone GroES (10 kDa chaperonin; Cpn10; GroES; forms homoheptameric ring; binds to one or both ends of the GroEL double barrel in the presence of adenine nucleotides capping it; folding of unfolded substrates initiates in a GroEL-substrate bound and capped by GroES; release of the folded substrate is dependent on ATP binding and hydrolysis in the trans ring) yields the protein MNIRPLHDKVILKREEVETKSAGGIVLTGSAAQKSTRGKVLAVGNGRTLDNGTLLPLNVKVGDVVIFNEFGVKAEKIDGEEVLILSEDNILAIVE from the coding sequence ATGAATATTCGTCCATTACACGATAAAGTAATTTTAAAACGTGAAGAAGTTGAAACGAAATCTGCTGGCGGAATCGTTTTAACAGGTTCTGCTGCACAAAAATCCACCCGTGGCAAAGTGTTAGCGGTGGGGAACGGTCGCACTTTAGATAACGGCACGCTTTTACCATTAAATGTAAAAGTGGGCGATGTGGTGATTTTCAATGAATTTGGCGTGAAAGCCGAAAAAATTGACGGCGAAGAAGTGTTGATTTTGTCAGAAGATAACATTTTAGCGATCGTTGAATAA